One region of Suncus etruscus isolate mSunEtr1 chromosome 5, mSunEtr1.pri.cur, whole genome shotgun sequence genomic DNA includes:
- the LOC126009672 gene encoding sterol carrier protein 2-like: MGFPEAARAYQIEAAPTGSAVDGFKANLIFKEIEKKLEEEGEQFVKKIGGVFAFKVKNGPNGKEATWVVDVKNGKGSVLPNSDQKADCTITMEDSDLLALMTGKMNPQSAFFQGKLKITGNMGMAMKLQTLQLQPGKAKL; this comes from the coding sequence ATGGGATTTCCCGAGGCTGCCAGAGCTTACCAAATTGAGGCTGCTCCAACTGGCTCTGCAGTTGATGGATTTAAGGCAAATCTGATCTTTAAGGAGATTGAGAAAAAGCTTGAAGAGGAAGGGGAGCAGTTTGTGAAGAAAATTGGTGGTGTTTTTGCCTTCAAAGTGAAGAATGGCCCTAATGGGAAAGAAGCCACATGGGTAGTGGATGTGAAGAACGGCAAAGGATCTGTGCTCCCTAACTCAGACCAGAAGGCCGACTGCACTATCACGATGGAGGACTCAGACTTGCTGGCTTTGATGACTGGGAAAATGAACCCTCAGTCGGCCTTTTTTCAAGGCAAATTGAAAATCACAGGCAACATGGGCATGGCGATGAAGTTGCAGACCCTTCAGCTGCAGCCGGGCAAAGCGAAGCTGTGA